CTTATTTAGGCTGTTTTGTACTCAAGCTATTTTTTCTGTAAACATCTTCTTGGAATTTCTATGCAAATTTTATCTTATTCATTTTCACTCTGTCAATCCCGTTTTTTTTAGCCCATTTTCAACTAAATTTTGAGCTCAGAATATACTTTTCTTTAAATAGCTTAAATTTTCTTAAATTTTCTTGAGTTTTTAAAATGATAAGTTTGAAAATAGGAAAAATATATCGTTTGTTTAATAAAAGAAATAACCACATAGAGTAAATGTAGTAACAAAAGAAAAAGCCCTCTGTGTTACAATTTTGATTTTAGAGAAAACCTGCAACAAAACGTAAGAGAAGATAAAGAATAGAGAATAGAATAACCAAGGAAATGTAATCTATTTCAAATTTTCACCATGTGCTTAAAGACAAAAAGGATTTACTACCTTTATTTTCCCAAAGTACTGACCAGAATTTAAATCTTCACTCCACACTATTGAACATCCTAAGTTCTTGTAAATCTTTCCCTTTAACCACCCCAACAATTTATTTTTTAGCCAAAAAACTGAAGGGTGAGCATTCAGAAAACTCACCCTCACTCCTGACAGATAAATATTATTACATTTTTCTGGTTTAAAATATTTGTACAAAAGCCCTCTCCTCGCATCAATTTTTATTTCCTTTTCCGTTAATTTTATTAAACTATTTTTCCCCTACTCTCTGCCCCATTTCAATAACTGCCGCTTTTTGTGTTCAGTTCATAATAACTAATAAATTCAACTTTTTAATAAATATTTATCTCCAATCTTTCACCTTAGCTTTAAGTTAATAGAAATCTGCTTTTTTTATGGTTTCACCATACTCACAACCTTGCCATCGTACCCTAAAATGAGGTACACTCTCTGACCAACTTTGAAGGTGTCAGAAAGAAGCACAGATGGGTCAAAATCTTCGCTCACCTCATATGTTCTGTCCACAAGCTTTCCTGTTGTCAGGTCTACTGCACTTACAACAATTGACTTTGGTGTGAACCTTGTTGGCTGGTAGCTTTTGATGTAACATTCAACCCTGTCATCTACAACAAGTATGAACTTATTACCACCCCAGATGTCTGACACAGCATAGACAACATCGTTTTTCTGAATATAGCTGTAATCCACAACATCCCCATCTTTTATAACTTTGCTACTACCACTTATATCCAAATCACCTGCTTTTAAGGTCAGATATGTCTGCTCATTTGCAAGGTATGGTTTGCTGTATACCGGGTCAAATATTACACAGTAGTCATACCCGCTCTTTTGTGTTGATATTCCAAACACAAGCGATGTTGCCCTTTGCATCTTCTGAAGCACCTGTGAGTAGTCAATCTTTGTGCCGCTGTAGTAGTAGATTATGTTTTGTGGCAAGGTCATCTCAACCTGTGTTCCGCCTTTGTCAACTGTTACTTTGCTTCCAAGAGCATACACAACTGTCATGCTATCTGTTGAGTTGAATTTTTTGTAGACAAGAGTTATTTGATTATCTGAATCAACATAAAGCCCATATTTTGCGCCAAGCTCCAAGTTTATATTCTGGTTTGACGGCAGGGTCAAAATGCCTTTGTCTGTTAGAACTTCATTGTCTGCAAGACCTTTTGTTACCTTGCTTGTTCCCATTACAATAACTTCCATGTATGTCCCATACTCATCATAATATGGGTCCTGGATGATTGCATACTCATACGAATTTCCTGCCTGGTTGTAGCCAAAATAGATTTTCTGACCTGTTTTGAGAATACTCTTTAGCTGGTCATAGCTGAGCTTATTTCCATTGTAATAGTACGTAGGTTTTTGAGGAAGAGGCAGCGCATTCTCAGTGCTGCTTTTTTTGAGCTTCACGGATGTAGCGCTCACAACTGCTGTAATCTCTGCTGACTCCACGTTGTTGAGCTTTTTCACAACCTTGGTGATTGTATCATTTTTGATGTACACACCATACTTTGCACCAACAGAAAGCTTTCCTGCAGATCTTCCCACAACATATATGCCCTTGTCTGTTAGAACCTCGTTTGTTGCAAGCTTGCTTGACGAAATGCTATCTGCCATCACTATGACCTCTGTGTATGTGCCATACTCAAAAGAGTATGGGTCCTGAATTACAACATATTCGTATGTCTTGCCGTCCTTTGCAAAACCAAAATAGATTTTCTGACCCACTTTTAGCACATTCTTGAGCTCAAGGTAGTTTGTTTTTGCACCATTGTAATAATAAACCGGCTTTTGAGGTAGAATAATGTTCTCCTGCCCCTGAGTACCTTTTAGCTTGACGTTAGTATCACCTACAACATCTGTTACCTCATATTGCTGAGTATTATTCAACTTCCTTACAACAAGCGTTATCTTATCGTCTTTAACATAAAGTCCGTACTTTGCACCTATTTCAAGTTTTGTCTCGGCAGATGGAAGGTAAAAAATACCTTTGTCAGTCACAACCTGGTTGTTCTCAAGGCTTGAGTTTAAAAGTGCATCCTGCAAAACTATTGCCTCAATATAGTTTCCATACTGTGTACCATATGGGTCTTGTATAACATATGCCATAACCTTGCCTGTGTCAGGGTCTTTTGATACATAGAGTATCTGGTCTTCTTTTAAAATGTTCGGTAAATTTTCATAGCTCTGTTTTGTTCCCTGATAGTAATATAAAGGTTTGCTTGTCAGCTGAATCCTTTGTGTTTTGCCGTTTTGAGCAGCATCAAGTGTGTAATCATCTATATTTGTAATTGTAAACTTTTCTGATACCCACACTTTTTGCAAAGCTGCAGTGATTGTATCATCTTTTATATACACTCCATACTTTGCTCCAATTTCAAGGTTTTCAGGTTTTATTGAAGATGCAACAAAGTATATTCCCTTGTCTGTCTGAACCTGGTTTGCATCCAGTGCTGATGATGTTTTTGGAGTTGCCAAAATCAAAACCTCATCGTAGTTTCCATAAATCTCTTGTGCATATATGTCGGAAATTACAACAAAGTCCATTTTGCTCCTATCTTCAGAATATATAAAGCTTATTTTCTGGTTCGGTTTTAGCACATTTTCTACTGCATCATAGCTCTGCTTTGAGCCGTTGTAATAGTATGTTGCCGAAGATGGCAAAGTTATTGATTTTGTCTTTCCACTTTCCTTGTAATATACAGTCCTGCTGCTTACCTTTGTGCTGACAATCTGGAAAGAATCAGCTTCAGTGCCAAACACTTTCGTGATTTTATTGGTATCAACCTGAAGCATGTACTTTTTCCCAACTTCAAGTTGCGTCTTTGTTGCATTCACAAGCACTCTGCTGTCTGTCAAAACCTCATTTGGAAGAAGCTTTGATGATGTCTTGCCAGTATCAAGCACAACGTATGATTTGTAAAGCCCAACATATTCAGAAAATTTTGTATTTGTATTTTTTACATTTGTTTCAAGCAGCCTATATAGCATAATGGCCAAATCATATTTTGTAACTTTTTTCTTAGCCGACACATTTAAGCCTTTCAACAGTCCAAGTTCAGAAGCCTTTCTGATATAGTTATAAGGCCAGATACCCTCTATATCTGAATCAGTATAATTTAGCATTTTTACCATTGCAGTTACTGCATGAGAAAATGTAATTTCTTCAAATGGTCTAAATTTCCCATCTATTGAAATATTCAAATACTTATTTTTAACGGCCCAATTCACATAACCACAAAGTTCTGTATTAGATTTTACATCAATACAGTATGAAAATGGTTGTTGAACTAAAGTTTTTTCATCAACATTTGAAATTTTTGCAATAGCCCTAACAAACTCCTGACGAGTCACGTAACTGTTTGGCTTGAGATAATCTTTTGATGATACAACACCTATCTTAGACAACTTTTCCACTGCAAGCTTGTACATATCAATCGATAAATATTCTTTTGTTTGTGCACTCACAGTTTTCATTATTAAAAGTTGAGTAATAACACAGATAACCAAAAATAAAAATCTGTGTCTATTTTTATATTTCATTTTCTTATATCACCCCTTGCAAACAATAAATCTAAAAAATTTAAGCAATTTTTCTATCTTCTATTATTTTCCCATCATGAATTCTTACAATCCTTTTTGCCTGAGAGGCAATGTGATTGTCATGTGTAATTAACACCACAGTACATCCTTGGTTATGAAGTTGTTTGAAAATTTGCATAATTTCTTCGCCAGATTTTGAATCTAAGTTTCCCGTCGGTTCATCAGCTAAAATTATTGAAGGATTTGTCACAATTGCTCTTGCAATGGCAACCCTCTGTTGCTGCCCACCAGATAGCTGTCGAGGTCTGTGATTTATCCTGTCAGAAAGCCCTACGCGTTCAAGTGCTTCTTTTGCAATCTTGTGTCTTTTTGATGCCGACATCCCTTTGTATATTAAAGGCAGTTCAACATTCTCAAGAGCAGTTAACTGTGGAATTAAATTGAACTGCTGAAATACAAAGCCTATCTTGCTGTTTCGAATCTCTGCAAGCTGATTGTCTGAAAGGCAACTAACTTCTTTTCCATCTAAGATGTATTTTCCTGATGTTGGTACGTCAAGGCATCCCATTATATTCATCAATGTTGACTTTCCTGAACCAGAAGGTCCAATAATCGCAACAAACTCATGTGCATCAATTTTAAGATTTACTCCATTTAAAGCATAAACATCTATTTCGCCCACTTTGTATATTTTAAAGATATCATTAAGTTCTATCATATATATCATCACCTTTTGTCAAAAGTTACTATTCATATCGTAATGCAATACTTGGTTCAAGGCGTGCTGCCCTTTCGGCTGGAGCCCAGCCAGAAAATACACC
The sequence above is drawn from the Caldicellulosiruptor bescii DSM 6725 genome and encodes:
- a CDS encoding ABC transporter ATP-binding protein, with product MIELNDIFKIYKVGEIDVYALNGVNLKIDAHEFVAIIGPSGSGKSTLMNIMGCLDVPTSGKYILDGKEVSCLSDNQLAEIRNSKIGFVFQQFNLIPQLTALENVELPLIYKGMSASKRHKIAKEALERVGLSDRINHRPRQLSGGQQQRVAIARAIVTNPSIILADEPTGNLDSKSGEEIMQIFKQLHNQGCTVVLITHDNHIASQAKRIVRIHDGKIIEDRKIA